The genomic DNA TCATCGACGCGCTGGGGTTGGACCGGGTGCTGCTGGTCGGCCACGACTGGGGTGCCTACATCGGCTATCTGATGGTGTTGCGGGAGCCCGAGCGGTTCGAGGGCTATCTGGTGCTGAACATGGCGCACCCGTGGCAGACCGCGCGGTCCGTGGGTCCGCACCTGTGGCGGTTCGCCCTGTACCAGCCGTTCGTCGCGTCGATCGGTGTTCCCCTGCAGCAGCGCACGCCGTACCTGGAGCGGCTGGTGTTCCAGTTCGGTCCGGCCCGGCACCGGCTGAATCGCGAGGTGGCGCGCGTCTACGCCGATCGCTTCAAGACCGACGTGGGGGCGCGGACCGGTACCGACACCTACCGGACGTTCCTGCGTCGCGAATTGCTCTCTGGTGCACGCAGTCCGGAGACCCGGCGGACCGCAGTGCCCATCCGCGTGCTGTTCGGGCTCGGCGACATAGCCGTCCACCCGTCGCTGGCGTCGCCCGAGACGGCGAAGGCCGACGACTACACGTTCGAGTCGGCCGAGACGGGGCACTTCATCCTCGACGAGCGACCGGATCTGGTGCGCGCGAAGCTGATCGGATTGGCCGAAGAGACGGCGGGCTGACGCGCGACGTGAAGTGAGATGGCCGCGGGGGCGGTGCCGGGGACGGATCCAATCCCCTCAGCTGGACCCGTCCGATCGCATCGCCGGCGGGGCAGTTGACTGCCGCGACGGACGGTTACGACGACACCGGCCCCTTCGAGTAGCTGGTTGCTCCACTACCGCGCGGTACGCCCATCATATAAACACCGATGTCTATCTATCGCAAAATGCGCGACTGTTCGATGAGGACGTCGTGCGCGTGGAACCCCATTGCCGACGGAATCGTGCCTATGATCCTTGCTTGACTTCGATTTCCACACCCTCCAGATTTGCTCACCCAGACATGGACAGCAAGAGACTTCGACCAGGTCGGCAGCACCTCAGTCGCGACGAGGTGCGGTCTCACCAGCGCGAACGCATCTTCGAGGGCCTGGAGAGCGCCATGGGCGCCAAGGGGTACGGCGACACCAGCGTCGCGGACATCATCAAGATCGCCGCAGTGTCTCGGCAGACCTTCTACGAGTTGTTCACCAGCAAGCAGGACTGCTTCCTGGCGAGCTATGGGCGTCGGCAAGGTGCGGTGATCGAGGCGATGCTGGACGCTCCGGCCGACGGGCCGCCGATACGCCGTTTCGGCGTGCTGCTGCGCAATTACCTGTCGGTGATGTCGGCCGACCCAGGGCTGTCC from Mycolicibacterium arabiense includes the following:
- a CDS encoding TetR/AcrR family transcriptional regulator, giving the protein MDSKRLRPGRQHLSRDEVRSHQRERIFEGLESAMGAKGYGDTSVADIIKIAAVSRQTFYELFTSKQDCFLASYGRRQGAVIEAMLDAPADGPPIRRFGVLLRNYLSVMSADPGLSRLYLIGVYTAGPEAMAKRLELQQQFVDGVAAIFDAQSDQDLFMCRALVASISTMVTNALIEDDPQAVLDLYDPLVEMAKRLV
- a CDS encoding alpha/beta fold hydrolase, giving the protein MATDTTLNNPGSADTEPPPIAGVRRSFVEARGVRFHVTEAGPADGRPVIALHGWPQHHWAYRDLLADPPPGLRIIAPDLPGYGWSGPAPHQWAKEDVASDVLALIDALGLDRVLLVGHDWGAYIGYLMVLREPERFEGYLVLNMAHPWQTARSVGPHLWRFALYQPFVASIGVPLQQRTPYLERLVFQFGPARHRLNREVARVYADRFKTDVGARTGTDTYRTFLRRELLSGARSPETRRTAVPIRVLFGLGDIAVHPSLASPETAKADDYTFESAETGHFILDERPDLVRAKLIGLAEETAG